The genomic region CGTGCAGCGTTTTTTGGCGCACCAGCGCCCGCCGTTCGACCCGCTCAGCATGGCGGACATGCCCCGTGCGGTGGAACGTATTCAGCACGCTATCGCCACTGGCGAGCATATTGTGGTGCATGGCGATTTCGACGCGGATGGGATCACTTCTACCTTGCTCATGGGGCAAACCTTGCATGCGTTGGGGGCGAAGGTGCATGTGTACATTCCCCACCGCGTGGATGAAGGCTATGGGCTGAACCTCGACGCCATTCGGCGCATGGCCCAGCATGGCGTGCGGCTGGTGGTGAGTGTGGATTGCGGCATTCGGGCGCATGAGGCCGTCGCAGAAGCCGCACGCCTGGGAGTGGACATCGTCATCACCGACCACCACATTCCCGATGAAACCCTGCCGCCTGCTGTGGCGGTTGTCAACCCGCGCCGTCATGAGTGCCCCGGCGACCCCACACTGGCTGGCGTGGGCGTGGCCTGGATGCTGGCCTCCGCGCTGTTGGCGCAAGCGCCGTCCGCATCGCTTTCCGCCGATGCCTTGCTCGACCTGGTGGCGATTGGCACGGTGGGCGACATCGTGCCATTGCGTGGGCTCAATCGCGCGCTGGTGGCCGAAGGCTTGGAGCGCCTGCGCACCGCCCCGCGACCGGGCGTTTTGGCGTTGTTGCAACAGGCGCGCCGCGCCGCCCACACCCTCGACGCCGAAGCCCTGGCTTTTGTTGTTGTGCCGCGGCTCAACGCCGCCGGACGGCTCGACCACGCGATGCTCGCCTACCACCTTCTGCGCACCACCAACCCCGCCAAAGCCGCCGACCTCGCCGCCCGTCTGGAAGCCATCAACACAGAACGCCGCCGCCGCACCGACGCCCTCGAAGCCGAAGCCCTGGCGCACCTGGGGGACGACGACAGCCCGCTCATTGCGGTTGCCGGCGCATCGTATCATCCAGGGCTCATGGGGCTGGTTGCCGCGCGTTTGGCGGAACGCTTCCACCGCCCGGCGCTGGTCTTGCATGCGGAGGGGGATGAATGGCGTGGCTCGTTGCGCAATCCCCTTCCCAATCTCAACATCACCGCCGTGCTGGATGAATGCGCGCACCTGCTCAGGCGCTATGGGGGGCATAGCGCCGCGGCTGGCGTCAGTGTCGCCGCGGAGAACGCCGAAGCGTTCATGGCTTGCCTGCGCGAACATCTGGCGCTTTCGCTCTCCAAAATTGACATCACACCGGTATTGACCATTGACGCGCCGCTCGCGCCGCACCACATTACCCCGGAACTTCTCGATTGGCTTGAGCGCTTGCAACCCTTTGGCGAGGGCAACCCCGCTCCCGTTTTTCTTGCCACACGTTTGCAGGTGGAACTGCCTACTCTTGTCGGGCACGATGAACGCCACATTCGCCTGCGCCTGCGCGACGAGCAAGGGCGTACCTGGTCGGCTATTGCGTTCAATCAGGCTGAACAATGGCGCGCAGGCATGCCACCGTTTGTGGATATTGTCTATTCGATTGATACCAGCGCCAATCTCTTGTATGATGGCATTACCTTGCGCATTCTCGATATGCACCCATCGAAGGAGGATAGCCTATGAGCGCTGGACACCCGACCGTCCAAATTGCGCGCGAAACACTGGAACGGTTCTACAACGACGGTGTCATTCATGTGCCCGACATTGCCTTGCCGCCCGATTTGCCGGCGCGCGCCGGGGCTTTCGTCTCTTTGCATAAACGCGATACCGACGAACTGCGTGGGTGTGTGGGCACGGTTGAACCAACCCAAGCCACATTGGCGGAAGAAATCGCCATGAACGCACTTGCCGCCGCCCTGCGCGACCCCCGTTTTGTGCCTGTGCATCCGAGTGAATTGCCCAATTTGCGCATCAAAGTGGACGTTCTTTCACCCCCCGAACGTGTGGCCTCGCTTGACGACCTGGACCCGCGCCGCTACGGCGTGATTGTTCAGCAGGGGCTTCTGCGCGGCTTGCTCTTGCCCGACTTGCCCGGCGTGGACGACGTCGAAACGCAAGTTGCCATTGCCATGCAAAAAGCCGGTATTCGCCCTGGAACGCCGGTTGACCTGTACCGTTTTGAAGTGTTGCGTTTTTCCGAATGAAAACAGGGCGTTGCTTCTGCCCGTATTTTGACTATACTTGCGCGCACTTTTCGATAACAATGAGGAGATTTGCGCAAGTATGGGCACACCTCAACGTTTCCGTCTCACCCATGCGTTCAAACTCGGTCTGTTTTACGCGGGCGCCTCACTGACCGACCTCATCACGTCCGCGGTCTGGAATCGTTTGCTGGTGGTCGAGTTGGGCGTACCGGCGACGCCGGTGAGCCTGCTCACCAGCCTGCGCTATTTGCTCGCGCCGCTGAGCCTGCTTGCGGGGTATCTCTCCGATACACGCCCGCTGTTGGGCTTTTATCGCACCGCCTACATCTGGCTGGGGCGCGCACTCATGCTCGTTTCGCTTCTGCTTTTGCCGTGGGCGACCTTCACCATTGCCGCCGCTCCCCGTGCGTGGGCGAGTTGGCTGCCCGCTTTCTTGGCGTTCTTGCTCTACGGCGCCGGCACGCTCATTTCGGGCGCGCCGTTTCTGGCGCTCGTGCATGACAGCGCCCCGTACCATGCACGCGGCAAGGTCATGGGGATTGTGCAATTCATGCTGGTGGCGAGTTTTGCCTTTGTGCCGATTGCCTATGCGCGTTTGCTCCCTTCCTATGAGCCGCATACCTTCACGCGCCTCATCTGGGTGGCGGTCATCGGCGCCGGTGTGCTCTGGTTCGTTGCCATCTGGCGCGAAGAACGACGCGGCGCACAAGCGCCCACACCAGCGCAGGCCGCCCCGCCGACGCTGGGCACACTGCGCCGCCAATTGGCGCGTCTCTGGCGCGACCAAACGACGCGCCGCTATGCGCTGTTTCTGGGGGTGTCGGGCTTCTTCGCGTTTATGCAAGATGGCGTGCTCGAACCGTTTGGCGGTGATGTGTTTGGGTTGAGTGTGGGCGATACCACACGCTTCAACGCCTACTGGGGCACGGGTGTCTTGCTGGCGATGATGGCAACGCTGGCGGCAACCCGCCGTTGGTTGCCGCACCAGCATACACGCACGACGCTGTGGGGGCTGGTTGGCATGGCGGTGATGTTGGTCGCGTTAGCGTTTGTCGCCTACACGCGGCACGCCGCGCTCATTCCGGTTGTGCTCTTCATCTTCGGGTTGGCGTTTGGCGTCTTCACCGTCGGTGGCGTGGCGTTGCTGATGGCCATGAGCCGCGATGAAGAAGCGGGCACCTACCTGGCGCTCTGGACGGTCATTCAGTTGTTGGCGCGAGGTGGAGGCATCACAGCGGGCGGGTTGCTACGTGATGGCGCGGTAGCATTGTTTGAAGCGTTCCCCGCGGCATACGCAACGGTCTTTGCGTGTGAGGCGTTGGGGATTATGCTGGCTGCGGTTCTGCTCCTGCGAGTCAACGTGGCCGCCTTCGTCACGCCCGACACGCGCGTTGAGACGGGCGATTTGCTTGAAGCGCTCGCGGATGCATGAGCCTGTTGGCAAACCAGGCTTAGCCTTCATGGGAGATATCTATGCTGCTACTCTTCTTTCTGGTTGAACTCGTTGGCGTGGTGCTCGGACCGCTCGCCGTGGCGTTTTGGTGGCGGCGGCGAAGCGGCGCAACGTGGCAAGCCTGGTTTTTTGGCGTGGCGACTTTCACCGTTTCGCAACTCATCTTGCGCTTGCCCTTGCTCACCCTGCTGACGATGGCGTTGCGCGATGTGGATGTCTCGCCATCATCGCCTGCTGTGTGGGCGTTCAATGCGGTGGTGCTCAGTTTCTCGGCGGGGCTGTTCGAGGAGTGGGGGCGCTGGTTCTTCTTGAAGTATTTGGCCAAGCGTGTGCGCGATTTTCGTGAAGGCGTTATGTTCGGGTTGGGGCATGGGGGCATCGAAGCCATTGTGCTGGTCGGTTTGAATGTGCTGGGGACGCTCGTTTTGCTGCTCATGGGCGATACGATTCTGGCGCAACTTAGCGCACTCGCCCCCCAGGACGCCGACGCCGTGCGCCAGCAAATCGAAGCAGTGCGCACACTCCCCGCCTGGGCGCCCTTGCTGGGATTGTGGGAGCGTGTTCTTGCCATGACGCTCCACGTGGCGCTTACCTTGCTGGTTGTGCATGCGGTGCGTCAGCAACGCCGCGCCCTCGTCTGGCTGGCGGTGGGCTGGCATGGACTGTTCAACCTGCTGGCGCTGGCGGTTTTGCGGCTCACGGAGTCTACGCTTGCGGTCGAGGTGGCGTTGACAATCGCGACACTCGCCAGTGTATGGGGGATTGGGCGCTTGCGTGGGGTGCTCACGGCCGGGCAGATGACGATTGACAGCGCCGAAAGCGCTTGTTAGAATAAAAACGACTGCAATAGCCATCTTTTTAGCTCTTCACAATGCGACTCCAATTCCACACAAACAGGAGGTGAAGCAGAAGCCAGCAGAGAGTTCTACTAAGGAGGAGAACCTATGAAACATCTGAAACGTTGGCTACCGCTGTTCCTTATTGTCCTGCTCGCACTCGTGCTTGGTGCCTGTGGCGGCGGACAATCAGAACCGTCGGAAGAGCAAACAGGCGAAACGAGTCAAACCGAGCAAACCTCAACCGGTCCTGTGATCTTCCTCTCAACCCAGGCGCGTCCTGTTGAAGAACAGGAGAAAATGCGCAACAACATTCTTGCGAATGCCCCCGTTGAAGTCGAATTCATTGCTGAAGACACTGGTGTTTTCATTGACCGTGTGAAATCCGAGGTGCAGACCGGCAAAGGGGAAGTCAGCCTGTTGGGGGCTTTGCATGGCGACTTTGCCGCACTGACGAACGAGCTTGACGATTTGACACCCCTTCTGAACGAGCTTTCCGATCGCGGTTTCCCTGACCAATTTGTCGAATTGGGGAAATTGGGGACCACCGAGCAGAAGTACATCCCGTGGATGCAGGCAACGTACATTTTTGCTGCGAACAAAGAAGCATTGCAATACTTGCCCGAAGGTGCTGATATCAATGCGCTGACGTGGGAACAACTGCTCGAATGGGGCAAAAACATTTACGAGGCAACGGGCGAAGCGAAGCTTGGTTTCCCCGCGGGTGATAAAGGCTTGCTCCACCGCTTCCTGGAAGGGTATCTCTATCCTTCATACACGGGGACAATGGTCACCGGCTTCCGCTCACCTGAAGCGGTGGCAATGTGGGAACAGTTCCGCGAAATTTGGAAGTACACCAATCCGCAATCAACTACCTACTCCTTCATGCAGGAGCCGTTGCTGAGTGGTGAGGTTTGGGTGGCGTTTGACCATACTGCGCGCCTCATCGAAGCGTTCCGTGAGCGTCCGGATGACTTTGTGGCGTTCCCTGCTCCTGCTGGACCGAAGGGGCGTGGTTTCATGCCCGTGCTGGCCGGATTGGCAATTCCGAAATCTGCCCCCAACAAGGCTGGGGCGGAAGAGGTCATCAAATACCTGACCACGCCAGAGGTTCAGGCCGAAACGTTGCGTCAAATTGGCTTCTTCCCGGTGGTAGCGGGCGACTTGCCTGAGGATATTGATGTAGGCATTCGCGCCGAGGGTGAGGCGGTTGCGAAACAGGCCGCCGCACCGGATGCTTTACCCGCGTTGTTGCCAGTGGGGTTGGGTGAGCAGAACAATGCCTTCAACCAGGTGTACAAGGATACGTTCTTGCGCATTATCATCAATGGTGAAGACATTCAAACTGTGCTGCAAGAAGAAGGCGACAAATTGCAAGAGATTCTCAATACAGCCGGTGCGCCCTGCTGGCCACCCGATCCGCCAAGCGATGGTGTTTGCCAGGTGAAGTAAGTTCATGTGGACAACAAGGGCCGGTTTTTCTAAGGATAAGCCGGCCCTTTTGTCTTTGACTTGACCAGATGGAGGCAATCATTCATGACTGAACATGCCCCTGTTCGCGATTTACACTGGTCGTACAAAATTCGCCGTTGGGAACCGTATCTGTTGCTCATTCCCTCTTTTGTGTATTTACTACTCTTTTTTGCGTGGCCTATGCTTCAGGCATTGCGTTTGGCGCTTGTGGATGAAAGTGGCGCCTTTACGTTGGAGTTTGTTCGCACGATGGTGACGCATGCCCGTTTTGGTGAAGCGCTGCGCACAACGCTTCTCCTCATTGTAGCGATTTTACCTTTGCAATTTTTCTTCGCGGTTGTCATGGCGCTTTTGGTCAATGCCAAATTGAAAGGATCGAGCGTTTTCCTCTACTTTTACGCTGTTCCACTGGCGATTTCTGACCTTGCAGCTGGTATCATTTGGTTCGCTATTTTCACTCAGCGCGGTTATCTCAACACCATTTTGCAATACTTGGGTATTCTGGATCGCCCTTTCATCTTTCTAGCCCCGAATCAGCGTTTTTGGCTTATCACTGCAATTGTGTTAGCTGAGGTGTGGCGAGCGACAGCCATTGTGATGGTGATTCTGGTTGCTGGTTTGCAATCTATTCCCAATGAATACATGGAAGCCGCCGAGGTTTTTGGCGCCGGTCTCTATGATCGTGTGACGAAAATCATTTTGCCCTTGTTGAAACCGAGTTTGCAGGTCGCGCTTATTTTGCGCACGATTCTCGCTTTTCAAGCCTTTGCTGTTGTGGTGGCATTAGCTGGAAGTGGGGCAACTGTACTCGCCAAAGAGGCTTTTGACTGGTATGTAAGTTTACGTAATCCCCATGTTGCGGCAGCCTATGCAGGCTTGATCTTGATTCTTTCAATCGCGACGACTGCGCTGTATTTGCGTTTTTTGCGCACACCTGAGGAGATGGTGCTATGAAGTGGCAGCGTTCTCTTCGCCGATTGTTTGTCTATGCCTTGGCAACCATCATGGCTGCTTGGGTGATGGTGCCGATTTACCTGATTACTGTCATGGCATTCAGTACGCGGGAAGGGGTGCGGGCGTATCCAAAACCATTCTTCCCAAATCCCATTTCAACAGACACACTGCAATTCTTTTTGGGGTTCACCGGTACGGTTGAAGCCATGCGCAACAGCGTTGTTGTCGCGTTGTTGACTTTGGTTCTCTCTATGGCTGTAGGCGCGCCGGCTGGTTACGCTTTGGCGCGGTATGTTTTTCGTGGACGTGATACGTTTCGTATTCTCATTGTTTCGACGCGTGCATTCCCTATCGTCATTTTATCAGTCCCTCTCGCCGTAACGTTTTTGAACATCGGTTTGTATGATACAGTCCTCAGCGTTGCGTTGATGCACACCGCGCTGGCGTTACCATTCACCATTTTGGTGACGGCAAGCGTCTTTGCCGGGGTCCCCAAGGAATTGGAAGAAGCTGCGATGACATTGGGGTGCAGCCGCTTTGGCGCTTTTCGGCGTATCTCGCTCCCCCTCACGTTGCCTGGGTTAGCGGCAGCCGCAATTTTTACCTTTGTCCTTTCATGGAACGAGGTTTTCGCGGCTTCGATTTTGACATTGCGCAATCGCACGCTACCGGCGCATGTGCTGGCGGTTCTCACTGAATCACCATTGCCGTTCCAGTTCGCGGGTGGTTTCTTCTTGATGTTGCCAGCGTTGATTTTCATGCTCTTTATCCGCCGGTATCTCTTCAACCTTTGGGGACGAGTGGTGAAATAAAGGGGGGAGGCTCACAACATGGCTGATATTCGCATTCAACGGGTTCGTAAAGTATTCAACAACACGGTTGTTGCCGTAAACGATGTGGATCTGCATATCCAGGACCAGGAGTTTTTGGTACTGTTAGGCCCGAGTGGGTGTGGTAAGACCACGCTTTTGCGGTGCATTGCCGGGTTAGAGGATGTGACGTCGGGCCGTATTTTTATCGGCGAGCGGGATGTGACGTACTTGCCGCCACGCCAGCGTCGTATAGCGATGGTGTTTCAATCGTATGCCGTCTTTCCACACATGACCGTGTTTGAGAATATCGCCTTTGGGTTGCGAATGCAGAAGGCCCCCCAACACGTTGTTGACGAGCGTGTTCACGAGGCGGCACGTTTGATGCATATTGAGGAGTTGTTGGAACGGTATCCGGCCCAGTTGAGCGGTGGACAGCGGCAACGGGTGGCGGTCGCGCGTGCGATTGCTGTACAATCTGATGTGCTGTTGATGGATGAGCCGCTGAGCAATCTTGATGCCTTGTTGCGCCTGGAAATGCGTGCCGAGCTGAAACGCTTGTTTAACCGTTTGCAGACAACGGTTGTCTATGTGACCCATGACCAGGTCGAAGCTATGAGCATGGGGGATCGCATTACTGTGATGAATGCCGGGCGCTTGATTCAACTGGACAAGCCAACGCGTGTATATGATTATCCTGCCACCAAATTTGTGGGTGGGTTTATTGGCAATCCGCCAATGAATTTTTTGCGTGTGCATCTGACAGATGACCAGCGCGCCGCCTCCATCGGTGATGTGCAAATCCCGATTCCGGATGAAGTGCGGCGTGCCTTACATGGAGACCGTGTGGAAATTGGTATTCGGGCTGAAAATATCGAAGTGACTACCGAGCGCAAAGAGCATTGGTTGCCGGCCGAGGTGGCTGTTGTTGAACCATTGGGTTCGCATAATTTGTTGACGGTAGAGTGTGGCGGGCACTTGCTCAAAGTCAATGTGCCGGCTGACCTATCCCTTTCACCCGGAATGACGATTTGGCTGCGCTTTGTTCCTGAAAAAGTGCGCTGGTTTGATAGTGAAAGTGGTCAGGCTTTGCTTTCACCTCCCCCTGAAACTGCATGAATGTTGACGCCATGCGCTGGACAGATGTCCGATGGCTTGATCAATCTCGCCCCTACAAGCCGCTTGATACGGGGAATGGACGCGTTGCTCTCAGCGTTGCGTATGATGGGCGGTTGTTGGCTATCAACACAGCCCATGCCGTGCATGGCACGGTCTCTTTGGGGGCTGTAGCAGCCTTCCCCGATACATGGCGGTATGACCAAACGCGAGTACGTGCGTATCGTGCGTGGCTGGCGTCTCCCGAGGCGCCCACATTTGGCCTGGAATGGGGAGCCGCCCAAAATCTGCGTGTTGGGTTATTGGCGGATGTAATTCCAGTTGTGGAGATGGAGACGCCACACGGGCGAGTGCGTGGCTACACCTTTGCTCCGCCAGTTGAACAAGCCCTCTGTCTCCAAGTTTGGGTGCTTGAAGCATATGCAGCGGACGTGAAGCAATGGCCATATCGTTGGACAGGCACACTTGGTTTGACGCGTGCTGCGATGACTCAGCTAACAGAAGGGGGAATCTTGCCTGAGGTTGACGCCACGCTTTTTGCCTCATGGGAAGCGCCTTTGTTGCATGTGGTCTCCCCCGTTTTACAGATGGAATCTGCAATAGCATTCAGCCATTCGCCTACATTGGAGATGCAATCTGAATCGACACGCGTGCACGTGAGAGCGGAAGGCCTATGCCCAATAACGAATGGGCAAGGAATACTTGCAGTAGCGTTTACGCTGGGGCAAGGTGAGGTCACTACGACGGCGAGCCAAGCGATAGCAGAAGTGATCCCCCTACTAGAGAAAACAGGAACGCATTGGCGACGTTTTTGGTTGAGCGTGCAAGTGCCCAAGGAAGATGTGGACTCGCCGCCTTGCTTGCACCGTGCTGTAGCGTATCCCTTAGCCTGTTGTGCTGTGCCACTGGACGACACCTGTTGTCTGTTGACCGACCACATGATCTTGCCACTTTCATGGACAAGGGACGCGTACTACTTGATGCAAGCCCTTTGGCAAAGCAATGCGCCCCAGCGCGAAGAGATACTCTCCGCTCACGTGCGTTGGCTTTTTGAACGTGCGGAGCGTCCGCAAGGGTATTGGGGACGCTCCTATCTCAGCAATGGGCGAATCAAAGATCCCGTCTTCCAACTCGATCAACAATGCTATCCCTTGCTCGAATTGGTGGACTTGGTGGAGCAGACTGGTGAGACTGCTTTGGCAGCCCGGTATGCGCCAGTGGTGGCTGAGGTCTTGGCGGCAATTGAGCGACGCCGTGCACCTGGTGCTCCGTTTGTGGCCACAGATGAAACGCCTGCTGATGACCCCATGCCATTACCCTACCATTTTTCCAGCCTTGTTTTGCTGTGGTACACCTTTTCTCGCCTGGCGGGGCTGGCACAGCAATTCCCGT from Ardenticatena maritima harbors:
- a CDS encoding carbohydrate ABC transporter permease, whose protein sequence is MTEHAPVRDLHWSYKIRRWEPYLLLIPSFVYLLLFFAWPMLQALRLALVDESGAFTLEFVRTMVTHARFGEALRTTLLLIVAILPLQFFFAVVMALLVNAKLKGSSVFLYFYAVPLAISDLAAGIIWFAIFTQRGYLNTILQYLGILDRPFIFLAPNQRFWLITAIVLAEVWRATAIVMVILVAGLQSIPNEYMEAAEVFGAGLYDRVTKIILPLLKPSLQVALILRTILAFQAFAVVVALAGSGATVLAKEAFDWYVSLRNPHVAAAYAGLILILSIATTALYLRFLRTPEEMVL
- a CDS encoding ABC transporter substrate-binding protein translates to MKHLKRWLPLFLIVLLALVLGACGGGQSEPSEEQTGETSQTEQTSTGPVIFLSTQARPVEEQEKMRNNILANAPVEVEFIAEDTGVFIDRVKSEVQTGKGEVSLLGALHGDFAALTNELDDLTPLLNELSDRGFPDQFVELGKLGTTEQKYIPWMQATYIFAANKEALQYLPEGADINALTWEQLLEWGKNIYEATGEAKLGFPAGDKGLLHRFLEGYLYPSYTGTMVTGFRSPEAVAMWEQFREIWKYTNPQSTTYSFMQEPLLSGEVWVAFDHTARLIEAFRERPDDFVAFPAPAGPKGRGFMPVLAGLAIPKSAPNKAGAEEVIKYLTTPEVQAETLRQIGFFPVVAGDLPEDIDVGIRAEGEAVAKQAAAPDALPALLPVGLGEQNNAFNQVYKDTFLRIIINGEDIQTVLQEEGDKLQEILNTAGAPCWPPDPPSDGVCQVK
- a CDS encoding BCD family MFS transporter, with the translated sequence MGTPQRFRLTHAFKLGLFYAGASLTDLITSAVWNRLLVVELGVPATPVSLLTSLRYLLAPLSLLAGYLSDTRPLLGFYRTAYIWLGRALMLVSLLLLPWATFTIAAAPRAWASWLPAFLAFLLYGAGTLISGAPFLALVHDSAPYHARGKVMGIVQFMLVASFAFVPIAYARLLPSYEPHTFTRLIWVAVIGAGVLWFVAIWREERRGAQAPTPAQAAPPTLGTLRRQLARLWRDQTTRRYALFLGVSGFFAFMQDGVLEPFGGDVFGLSVGDTTRFNAYWGTGVLLAMMATLAATRRWLPHQHTRTTLWGLVGMAVMLVALAFVAYTRHAALIPVVLFIFGLAFGVFTVGGVALLMAMSRDEEAGTYLALWTVIQLLARGGGITAGGLLRDGAVALFEAFPAAYATVFACEALGIMLAAVLLLRVNVAAFVTPDTRVETGDLLEALADA
- the recJ gene encoding single-stranded-DNA-specific exonuclease RecJ, with the protein product MKPPARWQVYTPPEQDLAALGDLPPLIARLLHRRGVRSAAAVQRFLAHQRPPFDPLSMADMPRAVERIQHAIATGEHIVVHGDFDADGITSTLLMGQTLHALGAKVHVYIPHRVDEGYGLNLDAIRRMAQHGVRLVVSVDCGIRAHEAVAEAARLGVDIVITDHHIPDETLPPAVAVVNPRRHECPGDPTLAGVGVAWMLASALLAQAPSASLSADALLDLVAIGTVGDIVPLRGLNRALVAEGLERLRTAPRPGVLALLQQARRAAHTLDAEALAFVVVPRLNAAGRLDHAMLAYHLLRTTNPAKAADLAARLEAINTERRRRTDALEAEALAHLGDDDSPLIAVAGASYHPGLMGLVAARLAERFHRPALVLHAEGDEWRGSLRNPLPNLNITAVLDECAHLLRRYGGHSAAAGVSVAAENAEAFMACLREHLALSLSKIDITPVLTIDAPLAPHHITPELLDWLERLQPFGEGNPAPVFLATRLQVELPTLVGHDERHIRLRLRDEQGRTWSAIAFNQAEQWRAGMPPFVDIVYSIDTSANLLYDGITLRILDMHPSKEDSL
- the amrA gene encoding AmmeMemoRadiSam system protein A; the protein is MSAGHPTVQIARETLERFYNDGVIHVPDIALPPDLPARAGAFVSLHKRDTDELRGCVGTVEPTQATLAEEIAMNALAAALRDPRFVPVHPSELPNLRIKVDVLSPPERVASLDDLDPRRYGVIVQQGLLRGLLLPDLPGVDDVETQVAIAMQKAGIRPGTPVDLYRFEVLRFSE
- a CDS encoding YhfC family intramembrane metalloprotease, which translates into the protein MLLLFFLVELVGVVLGPLAVAFWWRRRSGATWQAWFFGVATFTVSQLILRLPLLTLLTMALRDVDVSPSSPAVWAFNAVVLSFSAGLFEEWGRWFFLKYLAKRVRDFREGVMFGLGHGGIEAIVLVGLNVLGTLVLLLMGDTILAQLSALAPQDADAVRQQIEAVRTLPAWAPLLGLWERVLAMTLHVALTLLVVHAVRQQRRALVWLAVGWHGLFNLLALAVLRLTESTLAVEVALTIATLASVWGIGRLRGVLTAGQMTIDSAESAC
- a CDS encoding ABC transporter ATP-binding protein → MADIRIQRVRKVFNNTVVAVNDVDLHIQDQEFLVLLGPSGCGKTTLLRCIAGLEDVTSGRIFIGERDVTYLPPRQRRIAMVFQSYAVFPHMTVFENIAFGLRMQKAPQHVVDERVHEAARLMHIEELLERYPAQLSGGQRQRVAVARAIAVQSDVLLMDEPLSNLDALLRLEMRAELKRLFNRLQTTVVYVTHDQVEAMSMGDRITVMNAGRLIQLDKPTRVYDYPATKFVGGFIGNPPMNFLRVHLTDDQRAASIGDVQIPIPDEVRRALHGDRVEIGIRAENIEVTTERKEHWLPAEVAVVEPLGSHNLLTVECGGHLLKVNVPADLSLSPGMTIWLRFVPEKVRWFDSESGQALLSPPPETA
- a CDS encoding carbohydrate ABC transporter permease — encoded protein: MKWQRSLRRLFVYALATIMAAWVMVPIYLITVMAFSTREGVRAYPKPFFPNPISTDTLQFFLGFTGTVEAMRNSVVVALLTLVLSMAVGAPAGYALARYVFRGRDTFRILIVSTRAFPIVILSVPLAVTFLNIGLYDTVLSVALMHTALALPFTILVTASVFAGVPKELEEAAMTLGCSRFGAFRRISLPLTLPGLAAAAIFTFVLSWNEVFAASILTLRNRTLPAHVLAVLTESPLPFQFAGGFFLMLPALIFMLFIRRYLFNLWGRVVK